From a region of the Microterricola gilva genome:
- a CDS encoding HNH endonuclease signature motif containing protein has product MHPSSPPEAPPTTNLPGPLLMHAPPPHPPGSAPPTPPPHGAELIVDRIEQAVDAHTAGNRAQARLWTALAELIRLARAKPEIYLRPVGLAHADAPELAADAAAFDAGLRLQLSSTQVRTIAFRAQTLEDRMPRLHAAFQRGATSAAHVGAALELITGWSEDNAVRAFDEQLAEPAGSLTLSAFRARARRLKERLSAEPAESRHTRAFAERRVWFEPEEDGMAWIHALVAAPDAVRIVSRLNATARAEQKKTPIGEPEWRSRDQIRADLAVAWLAGDGTATAAKVRPILLVPLLSLIADGDEPIELRGYGTVDKATAARLIASAPSFRRVATDPFTGERLRYDRTRYRPSTAQRDWIAFRYESCIDPTCSRPVDDTDVDHLEEWVRDRGRTNDDNLLPLCERGNRRKNLSRIEYSRLPDGRVTITTPTGHIAEVEPAPF; this is encoded by the coding sequence ATGCACCCGTCATCCCCGCCCGAAGCACCTCCCACCACCAATCTGCCCGGCCCGCTGCTCATGCACGCCCCGCCGCCTCACCCGCCAGGGTCCGCACCACCGACACCGCCGCCTCATGGCGCTGAGCTGATCGTCGACCGCATCGAGCAGGCCGTCGACGCTCACACGGCCGGCAATCGAGCACAGGCTCGGCTCTGGACGGCGCTGGCCGAGCTGATCCGACTCGCCAGAGCGAAGCCGGAGATCTACCTGCGCCCTGTCGGACTGGCGCACGCCGACGCACCCGAGCTCGCCGCGGATGCCGCGGCCTTCGACGCCGGCCTCCGGCTGCAGCTCTCCTCGACGCAGGTGCGCACCATTGCGTTCCGGGCACAGACCCTCGAAGACCGGATGCCGCGCCTGCACGCCGCGTTCCAACGTGGCGCGACCAGTGCCGCACATGTCGGCGCGGCGCTCGAACTCATCACCGGCTGGTCAGAAGACAACGCCGTGCGCGCGTTCGACGAACAGCTGGCTGAGCCGGCCGGAAGCCTCACGCTGTCGGCGTTCCGCGCCAGAGCCCGCCGCCTCAAGGAACGACTCTCAGCCGAGCCGGCCGAGAGTCGCCACACCCGCGCGTTCGCCGAGCGCCGCGTGTGGTTCGAACCCGAGGAAGACGGCATGGCGTGGATTCACGCACTCGTCGCGGCACCCGATGCCGTGCGTATCGTGTCCCGACTGAATGCGACCGCCCGCGCCGAGCAGAAGAAGACCCCGATCGGCGAGCCGGAGTGGCGCTCGCGTGACCAGATCCGTGCCGACCTGGCCGTGGCCTGGCTCGCCGGCGATGGCACGGCGACGGCCGCGAAGGTCCGCCCGATCCTGCTGGTGCCCCTGCTCTCGCTCATCGCCGACGGGGACGAGCCCATCGAGCTGCGCGGCTACGGAACGGTCGACAAGGCCACGGCGGCGCGGCTCATCGCGTCGGCCCCGTCGTTCCGCCGCGTGGCAACCGATCCGTTCACGGGCGAGCGGCTCCGCTACGACCGCACCCGCTACCGCCCGAGCACAGCGCAACGCGACTGGATCGCGTTCCGCTACGAGAGCTGTATCGACCCCACCTGCTCTCGGCCGGTCGACGATACAGATGTCGACCACCTCGAAGAGTGGGTGCGTGACCGCGGTCGCACCAACGACGACAACCTTCTCCCCCTCTGCGAGCGCGGAAACCGCCGCAAGAATCTCAGCCGCATCGAATACAGCCGCCTGCCGGACGGCCGCGTCACCATCACGACACCGACCGGGCACATCGCTGAGGTCGAGCCGGCACCCTTCTGA
- a CDS encoding dihydrofolate reductase family protein — MGIISASLFISLDGVYQAPGGREEDREDGFEFGGWQAPFFDDESGEAIGADLDNLDALLLGRKTYDIFASYWPTAGDGPIAVKFNTVPKFVVSRTLSDPSWAGTTVLPDAASAGRLREEFNRVSVIGSGELVRSLLAEELLDRLQLWLYPVAFGQGKRLFDVGTVPSSFRLVEPARSFEKGAVSLIYERAGEVQTMDMPDEPEA; from the coding sequence ATGGGCATCATCAGCGCAAGCCTGTTCATCTCACTGGACGGCGTCTATCAGGCCCCGGGTGGCCGCGAGGAAGACCGCGAGGATGGGTTCGAGTTCGGCGGCTGGCAGGCGCCGTTCTTCGACGACGAGTCCGGGGAGGCGATCGGCGCCGACCTCGACAACCTCGACGCGCTCCTGCTCGGGCGCAAGACGTACGACATTTTTGCGTCGTACTGGCCGACCGCGGGTGACGGCCCCATCGCGGTGAAGTTCAACACGGTGCCGAAGTTCGTCGTCTCTCGCACGCTCAGCGATCCGAGCTGGGCGGGAACGACCGTGCTGCCGGATGCCGCATCCGCAGGACGGCTCCGCGAGGAGTTCAATCGGGTATCCGTGATCGGCAGCGGCGAACTCGTGCGGTCGCTGCTGGCCGAGGAGCTCCTCGATCGACTGCAGCTGTGGCTCTACCCGGTCGCGTTCGGGCAGGGCAAACGGCTGTTCGACGTCGGCACGGTTCCCTCATCGTTCCGGTTGGTGGAGCCGGCCCGCAGCTTCGAGAAGGGAGCGGTGTCGCTCATCTACGAGCGCGCGGGCGAGGTGCAGACGATGGACATGCCTGACGAACCCGAGGCCTAG
- the araA gene encoding L-arabinose isomerase: protein MPKLTTTLDHYEVWFLTGSQNLYGEETLRQVAEQSQAIARTLDAADGVPVKVVWKPVLKDSDSIRRLALEVNAADNVIGVIAWMHTFSPAKMWIHGLDALQKPLLHLHTQANVELPWGEIDFDFMNLNQAAHGDREFGYIQTRLGVVRKTVVGHVTDPRVTAEVGSWQRAAAGWAASRTLKLARFGDNMRYVAVTEGDKTEAELRFGVQVNTWGVNELADAVHAASDADIDALVAEYEELYAVAPELRRGGERHESLRYGAAIEIGLRSFLEEGGFGAFTTSFEDLGTLRQLPGLAVQRLMADGYGFGAEGDWKTAILVRVANVMGAGLPGGASLMEDYTYDMTPGNELILGAHMLEVSPSLTTAKPTLEVHPLGIGGKEDPVRLVFTADSGPAVVVALSDMRDRFRLVANVVEVVQPTAPLPKLPVGRAVWKPAPDFATSAAAWLTAGAAHHTVMSTAVGIEVFQDFAEIARTELLVIDENTELREFGREVRWNQAYYRLAQGI from the coding sequence ATGCCGAAACTCACCACGACACTCGACCACTACGAAGTCTGGTTCCTCACCGGCAGCCAGAACCTCTACGGCGAGGAGACGCTGCGTCAGGTCGCCGAGCAGTCCCAGGCGATCGCGCGCACGCTCGATGCCGCGGACGGCGTGCCCGTGAAGGTGGTTTGGAAGCCGGTGCTCAAGGACTCCGACTCCATCCGCCGCCTCGCCCTCGAGGTGAACGCCGCCGACAACGTGATCGGCGTCATCGCCTGGATGCACACCTTCTCGCCGGCCAAGATGTGGATCCACGGCCTCGACGCGCTGCAGAAGCCGTTGCTGCACCTGCACACGCAGGCCAACGTCGAACTGCCGTGGGGCGAGATCGACTTCGACTTCATGAACCTCAACCAGGCCGCCCACGGCGACCGGGAGTTCGGCTACATCCAGACCCGTCTCGGCGTCGTGCGCAAGACGGTCGTCGGCCACGTCACCGACCCGCGCGTCACCGCCGAGGTCGGCAGCTGGCAGCGGGCGGCGGCCGGTTGGGCCGCGTCCCGCACGCTCAAGCTCGCCCGCTTCGGAGACAACATGCGCTACGTCGCCGTGACCGAGGGGGACAAGACCGAGGCGGAGCTGCGCTTCGGCGTGCAGGTGAACACGTGGGGCGTGAACGAGCTCGCCGACGCCGTGCACGCGGCATCCGATGCCGACATCGACGCTCTCGTCGCCGAGTACGAGGAGCTCTACGCCGTGGCGCCCGAGCTGCGCCGCGGGGGAGAGCGCCACGAATCGCTTCGCTACGGCGCCGCGATCGAGATCGGCCTGCGCTCCTTCCTCGAGGAGGGCGGCTTCGGCGCGTTCACGACGAGCTTCGAGGACCTCGGCACCCTGCGCCAGCTGCCCGGCCTCGCCGTGCAGCGCCTCATGGCCGACGGCTACGGCTTCGGTGCCGAGGGTGACTGGAAGACGGCCATCCTCGTGCGCGTCGCCAACGTCATGGGTGCCGGCCTGCCCGGTGGCGCCTCGCTGATGGAGGACTACACCTACGACATGACCCCGGGCAACGAGTTGATCCTCGGTGCCCACATGCTGGAGGTGTCGCCCTCGCTGACGACCGCCAAGCCGACGCTCGAGGTGCACCCGCTCGGCATCGGCGGCAAGGAAGACCCGGTGCGCCTCGTCTTCACCGCCGACTCCGGCCCCGCCGTCGTTGTCGCCCTGAGCGACATGCGCGACCGCTTCCGCCTCGTGGCCAACGTCGTCGAGGTCGTGCAGCCGACGGCTCCGCTGCCGAAGCTGCCCGTCGGCCGTGCCGTGTGGAAGCCGGCGCCGGACTTCGCCACGAGCGCCGCGGCTTGGCTCACCGCCGGAGCCGCACACCACACGGTGATGTCGACGGCGGTCGGCATCGAGGTGTTCCAGGACTTCGCCGAGATCGCCCGCACCGAGCTGCTCGTGATCGACGAGAACACCGAACTGCGCGAGTTCGGGCGCGAGGTGCGCTGGAACCAGGCGTACTACCGCCTCGCTCAGGGCATCTAG
- a CDS encoding L-ribulose-5-phosphate 4-epimerase, which produces MTDVTTFSAETERAIQAVREEVAALHGELVRYGLVVWTGGNVSGRVPGAELFVIKPSGVSYDDLAPENMILCDLDGVVVPGSAGSDRSPSSDTAAHAYVYRNMPEVGGVVHTHSDYATAWAARGEEIPCVITAMADEFGGPIPIGPFAIIGDDSIGRGIVQTLSGHRSRAVLMQNHGPFTIGKDARDAVKAAVMVEDVARTVHIARQGGELIPIPQAAIDSLFNRYQNVYGQAPQGAIA; this is translated from the coding sequence ATGACTGACGTCACCACATTCTCTGCCGAAACGGAACGGGCCATTCAGGCTGTGCGCGAGGAGGTCGCCGCGCTGCACGGCGAGCTCGTGCGCTACGGCCTGGTGGTCTGGACCGGCGGCAACGTCTCCGGCCGGGTGCCAGGCGCCGAGCTCTTCGTGATCAAGCCGTCCGGCGTCTCCTACGACGATCTGGCGCCGGAGAACATGATCCTCTGCGACCTCGACGGTGTCGTCGTGCCCGGTTCGGCCGGCAGCGATCGCTCGCCGTCCAGCGACACCGCCGCCCACGCCTACGTCTACCGCAACATGCCTGAGGTCGGCGGCGTCGTGCACACGCACTCCGACTACGCGACCGCGTGGGCGGCCCGCGGCGAGGAGATCCCCTGCGTGATCACCGCCATGGCCGACGAGTTCGGCGGCCCGATCCCAATCGGCCCGTTCGCGATCATCGGTGACGACTCGATCGGCCGCGGCATCGTGCAGACCCTCAGCGGCCACCGCTCGCGGGCCGTGCTGATGCAGAACCACGGTCCGTTCACGATCGGAAAGGACGCCCGCGACGCGGTCAAGGCCGCCGTCATGGTCGAGGACGTTGCCCGCACCGTGCACATCGCCCGCCAGGGCGGCGAGCTGATCCCGATCCCTCAGGCCGCCATCGATTCACTCTTCAACCGCTACCAGAACGTCTACGGACAAGCACCCCAAGGAGCAATTGCGTAA
- a CDS encoding ribulokinase, translated as MTPSSTPARPVAEHSAQTEQFVIGVDYGTLSGRAVVVRVSDGAELGSATLDYPHAVMDTVLTAGPAAAAGAPVALAPDWALQVPADYVAVLKSAVPAAVAAAGIDPAQVIGIATDFTACTMVPTLADGTPLNELNEHADTPHAYVKLWKHHAAQPHADRINALAAERSEAWLPRYGGLISSEWEFAKGLQLLEEAPALYAEMEHWVEAADWIVWQLTGEYVRNACTAGYKGIWQDGGYPSRDFLAALNPDFAGFVSDKLEHRIGQLGDAAGVLSAEAAAWTGLPQGIAVAVGNVDAHVTAPAAQAVLPGQMVAIMGTSTCHVMNSDTLAEVSGMCGVVDGGIVSGLYGYEAGQSGVGDIFAWYVKNQVPARYVEAADAAGSSIHQYLTDLAYREPVGAHGLVALDWQSGNRSVLVDHELSGVVLGTTLTTRTEEVYRALLEATAFGTRTIVETFNASGVPVTEFIVAGGLLKNPHLMQTYSDVLRMPISTIASEQGPALGSAIHAAVAAGAYPDVRAAGQAMGKLNKNVYMPNEASADAYDVLFAEYTLLHDYFGRGANEVMHRLRAQKRDAVAAASATSTEA; from the coding sequence GTGACCCCCAGCAGCACCCCCGCCCGCCCGGTGGCCGAGCATTCCGCTCAGACCGAGCAGTTCGTGATCGGTGTCGACTACGGCACCCTCTCCGGCCGTGCCGTCGTGGTGCGCGTCTCCGATGGGGCCGAGCTCGGCAGCGCCACCCTCGACTACCCGCACGCCGTGATGGACACCGTACTGACCGCTGGCCCGGCCGCGGCCGCCGGCGCGCCCGTCGCCCTCGCCCCTGACTGGGCGCTCCAGGTGCCAGCCGACTACGTCGCCGTGCTGAAGAGCGCCGTGCCTGCCGCCGTCGCGGCCGCCGGCATCGACCCAGCCCAGGTGATCGGCATCGCCACCGACTTCACCGCATGCACGATGGTGCCGACGCTCGCAGACGGCACCCCGCTGAACGAGCTGAACGAGCACGCCGACACACCGCACGCCTACGTGAAGCTGTGGAAGCACCACGCGGCCCAGCCGCACGCCGACCGCATCAACGCGCTCGCCGCCGAGCGTTCAGAGGCCTGGCTGCCCCGCTACGGCGGGCTCATCTCGAGCGAGTGGGAGTTCGCCAAGGGCCTGCAGCTGCTCGAGGAGGCGCCGGCGCTCTACGCCGAGATGGAGCACTGGGTCGAGGCCGCGGACTGGATCGTCTGGCAGCTCACCGGCGAGTACGTGCGCAATGCCTGCACCGCAGGCTACAAGGGCATCTGGCAGGACGGCGGCTACCCGTCACGCGACTTCCTCGCGGCGCTCAACCCCGACTTCGCCGGCTTCGTCAGCGACAAGCTCGAGCACCGGATCGGCCAGCTCGGTGATGCGGCAGGAGTGCTCAGTGCAGAGGCCGCAGCCTGGACGGGACTGCCGCAGGGCATCGCCGTGGCCGTCGGCAACGTCGACGCCCACGTCACGGCACCGGCGGCGCAGGCCGTTCTGCCAGGACAGATGGTCGCCATCATGGGCACAAGCACCTGCCACGTCATGAACTCCGACACGCTCGCAGAGGTGTCTGGCATGTGCGGCGTCGTCGACGGCGGCATCGTCTCCGGGCTCTACGGCTACGAGGCCGGGCAGTCGGGCGTCGGCGACATCTTCGCCTGGTACGTCAAGAACCAGGTTCCCGCCCGCTACGTCGAGGCCGCGGACGCCGCAGGCAGCAGCATCCACCAGTACCTCACCGATCTCGCCTACCGTGAGCCGGTCGGCGCGCACGGCCTCGTCGCCCTCGACTGGCAGAGCGGCAACCGCTCGGTGCTCGTCGATCACGAGCTCTCCGGCGTTGTGCTCGGCACCACCCTGACCACGCGAACGGAGGAGGTCTACCGCGCGCTGCTGGAGGCGACGGCATTCGGAACGCGCACCATCGTCGAGACCTTCAACGCCAGCGGCGTTCCGGTGACCGAGTTCATCGTGGCCGGTGGCCTGCTGAAGAACCCACACCTCATGCAGACGTACAGCGACGTGCTGCGGATGCCGATCTCCACGATCGCCAGCGAGCAGGGGCCGGCACTCGGCTCCGCCATCCACGCGGCCGTCGCCGCCGGGGCCTATCCGGACGTGCGCGCGGCCGGCCAGGCGATGGGCAAGCTCAACAAGAACGTCTATATGCCGAACGAGGCATCTGCAGATGCCTATGACGTGCTGTTCGCGGAATACACGCTGCTGCACGACTATTTCGGCCGCGGGGCCAACGAGGTGATGCACCGGCTGCGGGCGCAGAAGCGCGACGCGGTGGCCGCAGCATCCGCAACCTCAACGGAGGCGTGA
- a CDS encoding LacI family DNA-binding transcriptional regulator, producing the protein MAATLSDVAAIAGVSIKTVSNVIHDYPHIRPATKQRVLDAIEATGYRPNLTARNLRTGRTGVISLVVPTLRNPYFAELAEAVMDAADREGLSVLIEQSRGSDAGAARASKAQLVDGMLFSTLGPEQEDTGLYAQLAPTLDGGTSEPLVDHVTMRNTEAIRAATEHLIGLGRTRIAAIGARPGDVSGAASLRLLGYRQALEAAGTAERAELVRPVATWTRFDGAAETERLLAEGVEVDGIVAFNDALALGALRALGQRGIRVPEQVSVIGFDDLDESRYSLPALSTISPGREQIAALAVQMLAERIAARDEPLPARNITVPFTLVERESTARA; encoded by the coding sequence ATGGCCGCAACGCTCTCCGACGTCGCCGCCATCGCCGGCGTCTCGATCAAGACCGTCTCGAATGTGATCCACGACTACCCGCACATCCGCCCGGCCACGAAGCAGCGCGTGCTCGACGCCATCGAGGCCACCGGCTACCGCCCGAATCTCACCGCGCGCAACCTCCGCACCGGGCGCACCGGCGTCATCAGCCTCGTCGTGCCGACCCTGCGGAACCCCTACTTCGCCGAACTCGCCGAGGCCGTGATGGACGCCGCCGACCGCGAGGGTCTCTCCGTGCTGATCGAGCAGTCGCGGGGCTCGGATGCCGGGGCGGCCAGGGCCAGCAAGGCACAGCTCGTCGACGGCATGCTGTTCAGCACGCTCGGCCCCGAGCAGGAGGACACCGGTCTCTACGCCCAGCTCGCCCCGACGCTCGATGGCGGCACGAGCGAGCCGTTGGTCGACCACGTGACCATGCGCAACACCGAGGCGATCCGCGCCGCGACGGAGCACCTCATCGGACTCGGCCGCACCCGCATCGCCGCGATCGGCGCCCGCCCCGGCGACGTGTCGGGGGCCGCCAGCCTGCGCCTGCTCGGCTACCGGCAGGCGCTCGAGGCCGCCGGCACTGCCGAGCGCGCTGAGCTCGTGCGTCCCGTCGCCACCTGGACCCGCTTCGACGGCGCGGCCGAGACGGAGCGCCTGCTCGCCGAGGGGGTCGAGGTCGACGGCATCGTCGCCTTCAACGATGCGCTGGCACTCGGCGCCCTGCGCGCACTCGGGCAGCGCGGCATCCGCGTGCCAGAGCAGGTCTCGGTGATCGGTTTCGACGACCTCGACGAGTCCCGATACTCGCTGCCTGCACTCAGCACGATCAGCCCGGGTCGCGAGCAGATCGCCGCGCTGGCCGTGCAGATGCTCGCAGAACGGATCGCAGCCAGGGACGAGCCACTGCCTGCACGCAACATCACCGTGCCGTTCACGCTCGTCGAGCGGGAATCGACGGCGCGGGCGTGA
- a CDS encoding DUF1801 domain-containing protein, with translation MNKVDDDVDEFLAAIEGEAGASMRAVDARIRAALPDLSRVLWRGVFWGGTEQAIIGYGDLLQPRPKGQAVEWFLIGLAQQKRHISLYVNAADAAGYLGAQYAAELGTVTIGAASIGFRSASDLDLDALERMVIRARELSGL, from the coding sequence ATGAACAAGGTTGACGACGATGTCGACGAGTTCCTCGCCGCGATCGAGGGCGAGGCCGGAGCGTCCATGCGCGCCGTCGACGCCCGGATCCGCGCCGCGCTGCCAGACCTCTCGCGTGTGCTCTGGCGCGGGGTGTTCTGGGGCGGAACGGAACAGGCGATCATCGGCTACGGCGATCTGCTCCAACCCCGGCCGAAGGGCCAGGCCGTCGAGTGGTTCCTGATCGGGCTCGCGCAACAGAAGAGGCACATCAGCCTCTACGTGAACGCGGCTGATGCCGCCGGCTACCTGGGTGCGCAGTACGCCGCCGAGCTCGGCACCGTCACGATCGGCGCCGCCAGCATCGGCTTCCGCTCGGCGAGCGATCTGGACCTCGACGCGCTGGAGCGCATGGTGATCCGCGCCAGGGAACTCTCCGGACTCTGA
- a CDS encoding NUDIX domain-containing protein, whose amino-acid sequence MEANGLTAPGNAIGLAATVVLLRDSDDSGVEVLLLERPHDRGSFAGAWVFPGGAVDPADLIVAGAGPSIVESLLELPMGEEAAASRRAAARETREETGLLLDEDTLVPVSRWHPPRESPKPLRTWFYLAAAPSGPIALEPNEAVAHRWVSPEGALAMHAAGELTLFPPTWVTLFGLIGVPSSEDALRAARLQPIVEYATRFAPDRTVALWQADAAYGADGSVDPVLLDAPGPRHRLDMRELPWRYLHD is encoded by the coding sequence ATGGAAGCGAATGGACTCACCGCACCCGGCAACGCAATCGGGCTGGCCGCGACGGTCGTTCTGCTGCGCGATTCCGACGATTCCGGGGTCGAGGTTCTGCTGCTTGAGCGCCCGCACGACCGAGGGAGTTTCGCCGGTGCCTGGGTATTCCCCGGCGGCGCCGTCGACCCCGCGGATCTCATCGTGGCCGGGGCCGGCCCGTCTATCGTCGAGAGTCTGCTCGAGCTGCCCATGGGGGAGGAAGCCGCGGCGAGCCGCCGCGCAGCCGCACGCGAGACCCGCGAGGAGACCGGCCTGCTGCTGGATGAGGACACACTCGTGCCGGTGTCGCGCTGGCATCCGCCTCGGGAATCGCCGAAGCCGTTGCGCACATGGTTCTATCTGGCCGCGGCGCCGAGCGGGCCCATCGCGCTGGAGCCGAACGAGGCGGTTGCGCACCGCTGGGTCTCGCCGGAGGGTGCGCTCGCGATGCATGCAGCCGGCGAGCTCACGCTGTTCCCGCCCACCTGGGTCACCCTGTTCGGACTGATCGGAGTGCCATCAAGCGAGGACGCGCTGCGGGCGGCGCGGCTGCAGCCCATCGTCGAGTACGCGACCCGGTTCGCCCCCGACCGAACGGTCGCGCTCTGGCAGGCGGACGCCGCATACGGAGCGGACGGATCCGTCGACCCCGTGCTCCTCGATGCTCCCGGGCCGCGCCACCGACTCGACATGCGCGAGCTGCCCTGGCGGTACCTGCACGACTAA
- a CDS encoding MBL fold metallo-hydrolase produces MSAAIVATSRLTRRLLAPNPGPMTLDGTNSYLLAAPGGAASVVVDPGPLDEAHLQALAATPVELILVTHRHADHTAGSARLAALTGAPVRALDPAHCFGGEPLRDGEQLTAAGVDIRVVATPGHTADSVCFLLGNDAPLDTAASGSAAIGAVLTGDTILGRGSTVIAHPDSTLAEYLDSLDTLAAIGPALVLPGHGPVLPSLAEICAQYREHRMQRLDEVRAALAVLEGELGGAPALHEPFVARITAIVYPDVDAHVLPAAEASVRAQLVYLLD; encoded by the coding sequence ATGAGCGCAGCGATCGTGGCCACGAGCCGGCTCACCCGGCGCCTGCTCGCGCCGAATCCCGGGCCGATGACCCTCGACGGGACGAACTCCTATCTGCTGGCCGCCCCCGGTGGTGCAGCATCCGTCGTCGTGGACCCTGGACCGCTCGACGAGGCACACCTGCAGGCCCTGGCCGCTACCCCCGTCGAGCTGATCCTCGTCACGCACCGGCACGCCGACCACACGGCCGGGTCCGCTCGGCTCGCCGCGTTGACCGGCGCCCCGGTGCGCGCGCTCGACCCGGCGCACTGCTTCGGTGGCGAGCCGCTCCGAGACGGCGAGCAGCTCACGGCCGCCGGTGTCGACATTCGGGTCGTCGCAACACCAGGTCACACCGCCGACTCCGTCTGCTTCCTGCTCGGCAACGACGCCCCGCTGGACACGGCGGCGAGCGGCAGCGCCGCGATTGGCGCCGTGCTGACGGGTGACACGATCCTCGGCCGCGGGAGCACCGTCATCGCGCATCCGGACAGCACGCTGGCCGAGTACCTCGACTCGCTCGACACCCTCGCGGCCATCGGCCCCGCACTGGTCCTGCCCGGTCACGGGCCGGTGCTGCCGAGCCTGGCCGAGATCTGCGCGCAGTACCGAGAGCACCGGATGCAGCGACTCGACGAGGTGCGCGCGGCACTCGCAGTGCTCGAGGGCGAGCTGGGCGGGGCGCCGGCGCTCCACGAGCCGTTCGTCGCGCGCATCACCGCCATCGTCTACCCGGATGTCGACGCGCACGTCCTGCCAGCGGCCGAGGCCTCCGTGCGGGCGCAGCTCGTCTACCTGCTCGACTAG
- a CDS encoding NADPH-dependent F420 reductase, whose amino-acid sequence MTTVSIIGNGNMGTAIGDIVAAGGNTVEFIGRDADAAITGDIVVLAVGYPAVADIIAAHGEKLAGKVVVDITNPLNFETFDSLVVPADGSAASVIAGKLPDSTVLKAFNTNFAATLASKSVGGAAPTTVLIAGDDGDAKALLASVLGAAGVDAVDAGSMARARELEAIGFLQLTLAVQEKVGWAAGFALTK is encoded by the coding sequence ATGACAACGGTCAGCATCATCGGAAACGGCAACATGGGCACCGCGATCGGCGACATCGTCGCAGCCGGCGGAAACACCGTCGAGTTCATCGGCCGTGACGCGGATGCCGCCATCACCGGTGACATCGTCGTTCTCGCGGTCGGTTACCCCGCCGTCGCCGACATCATCGCCGCCCACGGCGAGAAGCTGGCAGGCAAGGTCGTCGTCGACATCACCAACCCGCTCAACTTTGAGACCTTCGACTCGCTCGTCGTCCCCGCCGACGGCTCTGCCGCGTCCGTGATCGCAGGCAAGCTGCCCGACTCCACCGTGCTCAAGGCCTTCAACACCAACTTCGCCGCGACCCTCGCGAGCAAGAGCGTCGGCGGCGCCGCTCCGACCACCGTGCTGATCGCCGGAGACGACGGCGACGCCAAGGCGCTCCTCGCCTCGGTGCTTGGTGCCGCAGGAGTCGACGCCGTTGACGCCGGTTCGATGGCCCGCGCCCGCGAGCTCGAGGCGATCGGCTTCCTGCAGCTGACGCTCGCCGTGCAGGAGAAGGTCGGCTGGGCTGCCGGCTTCGCGCTCACGAAGTAG
- a CDS encoding MarR family winged helix-turn-helix transcriptional regulator: MSENSATTPALDARPMTPDEMAAWQRLAAVVELLPPALDAQLLRDAKLTHFEYTVLMVLADAAAHTARMTAIASSTNATLPRLSHVVRRLEERGLVERFPCPEDRRATNARITDAGLALLDAAAPGHHDTVRSVVLDALNPEQLDQLYLIAGSLLERLDPDGKLAATACHPAKAATA, translated from the coding sequence ATGAGCGAGAACAGTGCGACGACCCCCGCGCTCGACGCGCGCCCGATGACCCCGGACGAGATGGCGGCATGGCAGCGCCTGGCCGCCGTCGTCGAGCTGCTGCCGCCTGCCCTGGACGCGCAGCTGCTCCGCGACGCCAAGCTCACCCACTTCGAGTACACGGTTCTCATGGTGCTGGCGGATGCCGCGGCGCACACGGCCCGCATGACCGCGATCGCCTCGAGCACCAACGCGACGCTCCCCCGGCTCTCCCATGTCGTGCGCCGACTCGAGGAGCGCGGGCTGGTCGAGCGCTTCCCGTGCCCCGAGGACCGGCGTGCCACGAACGCGCGCATCACGGATGCCGGCCTCGCCCTGCTCGACGCCGCGGCTCCCGGCCACCACGACACGGTGCGCTCCGTCGTCCTCGACGCGCTGAACCCCGAGCAGCTCGACCAGCTCTACCTGATCGCCGGCTCCCTGCTTGAGCGACTCGATCCAGACGGCAAGCTCGCCGCGACGGCCTGCCACCCGGCCAAGGCCGCCACGGCCTAG
- the mnhG gene encoding monovalent cation/H(+) antiporter subunit G translates to MNEIVAGILILLSAFLSMAAGIGIVRFPDVLSRLHASTKPQILGVAAICVAIWLLNPSWGVASTLILVLGFQMMTQPMTAHMIGRAAYRTEYVRADLLIADEIADAVDAASAAEAADAADAAEAAEAAAESRSPDTPGGPANS, encoded by the coding sequence ATGAACGAGATCGTCGCCGGCATCCTCATTCTGCTCAGCGCCTTCCTCTCGATGGCTGCCGGCATCGGCATCGTGCGCTTCCCCGACGTGCTCTCGCGACTGCACGCATCGACGAAGCCGCAGATCCTCGGTGTCGCGGCGATCTGTGTGGCGATCTGGCTGCTCAACCCCAGCTGGGGCGTCGCGTCGACGTTGATCCTGGTGCTCGGCTTCCAGATGATGACGCAGCCGATGACGGCGCACATGATCGGCCGCGCGGCGTACCGCACCGAGTACGTGCGCGCCGATCTGCTCATCGCCGACGAGATCGCGGATGCCGTGGACGCGGCGTCCGCCGCGGAGGCCGCCGACGCCGCCGACGCCGCCGAAGCAGCCGAGGCCGCCGCCGAATCGCGCAGCCCCGACACCCCCGGCGGGCCCGCGAACTCGTAG